From Halodesulfovibrio aestuarii DSM 17919 = ATCC 29578, the proteins below share one genomic window:
- a CDS encoding AMP-binding protein, which yields MYPLTTYTLTAMLERSADLFSDQPALSNVGGVPVTYKEFAAAVQGLQGLLAKHGVVAGDKVAILSESTPNWGIAYFAITTMGAVAVPILPDFHPDAIHHIIRHSEATAVIVSQKLFNKVEDGQYDEPPTLFLMETFSPVAIDEEPQKLKELKKLGLREFRSIMDKARDLTQKFIDRDHADKIKGTISLFSAGNTVSPDDVAAIIYTSGTTGHSKGVVLTHSNIVANAYAVRTIVELGPGDRLLSILPLSHTYECTLGLILPLMNGAHINYLDKPPTARALLPAMAQVKPTVMLSVPLVIEKIFKTAILPKLTSSWAKRLLYKFARPKLHAIAGKKLLETFGGSLRVFCIGGAAIAPEVERFLKEAHFPYAIGYGLTETSPLLAGSGPAETRLLSTGYSLDGVELKIDDPNPETGEGEILAKGPSIMREYYKAPEITKSVFTQDGWFRTGDLGKFDSDKFLYIRGRLKNVIVGPSGENIYPEELEGMIMQSPWVLETIVYEQDRKLIARIHLDRNKIDEEFGSLHATKLEEKVLKLLEEIRTNVNSKVAGFSRIMKVTEQTEPFEKTPTQKIKRYLYVD from the coding sequence GCTCGAGCGCAGTGCTGATTTATTTTCAGATCAACCGGCGCTCTCAAATGTTGGTGGAGTTCCTGTCACCTACAAAGAGTTTGCGGCCGCCGTTCAGGGCTTGCAGGGCCTTCTTGCCAAGCATGGCGTCGTTGCCGGTGACAAAGTTGCAATATTAAGTGAGAGTACACCGAACTGGGGCATTGCATATTTTGCAATTACCACTATGGGTGCAGTAGCTGTTCCTATCCTTCCGGACTTTCATCCGGATGCCATCCATCATATCATCCGCCATTCTGAAGCAACCGCTGTTATTGTTTCTCAAAAACTGTTTAACAAAGTTGAAGACGGCCAATATGATGAACCGCCTACACTGTTCCTGATGGAAACCTTTTCTCCGGTTGCTATTGATGAAGAGCCACAAAAGCTGAAGGAATTAAAAAAATTAGGTTTGCGTGAATTCCGCTCTATTATGGATAAAGCGCGCGACCTGACACAAAAGTTCATCGACCGCGATCACGCAGACAAAATCAAAGGCACAATCAGTCTTTTTTCTGCAGGAAACACCGTTTCACCAGACGATGTTGCTGCGATTATTTACACCTCCGGTACCACAGGGCACTCCAAAGGGGTTGTTCTTACTCACAGCAATATTGTTGCAAACGCATATGCCGTCCGTACTATTGTTGAGCTAGGCCCCGGAGACAGACTACTTTCTATCCTTCCCCTTTCCCATACATATGAGTGTACTCTCGGTTTAATTTTACCCCTGATGAACGGTGCACATATTAACTACCTGGACAAGCCGCCTACAGCACGCGCATTACTGCCTGCTATGGCTCAAGTTAAGCCTACAGTCATGTTATCAGTCCCGCTTGTCATTGAGAAAATCTTCAAGACTGCAATTTTACCCAAACTTACAAGCAGCTGGGCAAAACGACTGCTGTATAAATTTGCGCGTCCTAAATTACATGCTATTGCCGGTAAAAAATTGCTGGAAACTTTTGGCGGCAGCCTACGAGTTTTCTGTATCGGTGGCGCTGCAATTGCACCTGAAGTTGAACGTTTCTTAAAGGAAGCCCACTTCCCGTACGCTATCGGATACGGGTTAACGGAAACCAGCCCGTTGCTTGCAGGTTCCGGCCCAGCAGAAACCCGTCTCTTATCTACAGGCTATAGTCTTGATGGTGTTGAACTGAAAATTGATGACCCGAATCCAGAAACTGGTGAAGGTGAAATTCTCGCAAAAGGGCCCAGCATTATGCGGGAGTATTACAAAGCGCCGGAGATTACTAAATCCGTGTTTACGCAAGATGGCTGGTTCCGCACTGGTGATCTGGGTAAATTTGATAGTGATAAATTCCTCTACATCCGAGGACGCCTCAAAAATGTTATTGTAGGTCCAAGCGGTGAAAACATTTATCCTGAAGAACTTGAAGGCATGATCATGCAGTCCCCATGGGTGCTGGAGACTATTGTATATGAGCAGGATAGAAAGCTTATCGCCCGCATTCACCTTGATAGAAATAAAATTGACGAAGAGTTCGGTTCATTGCATGCAACAAAGCTTGAAGAAAAAGTTTTGAAGCTGCTTGAAGAAATTCGTACCAACGTAAACAGCAAAGTTGCCGGTTTCTCACGCATTATGAAAGTGACAGAGCAGACTGAACCGTTTGAAAAAACGCCGACACAAAAAATTAAACGCTACCTGTATGTAGACTAG
- the aroE gene encoding shikimate dehydrogenase, with protein MTAPQKKLYGIIGHPLGHTMSPALHNSGFNMFSLQSVYMAFPTPPEKLADFMKSFRTVPIHGASVTIPHKETVMRYVDKVTPRASAVGAVNTLYWEKDLIVGDNTDVLGFMAPLKDKKNTSKKALVLGAGGAAKAVLAGLQELGTSDITICNRTLQRAEKLAATFKVNTITWDERGSVVADLVINTTPMGMAGEHVNETPYLAEMFTEHGVAYDLVYNPLETTFLRAAKEAGWETIDGLHMFAAQGAEQFRLWTGKKLPHDHIRKLVSNLLRL; from the coding sequence ATGACTGCTCCTCAAAAAAAATTATATGGAATCATCGGACACCCGTTAGGTCACACTATGAGCCCCGCCTTACACAATAGCGGGTTCAACATGTTTTCCCTTCAATCGGTATACATGGCGTTCCCAACCCCGCCGGAGAAACTTGCTGACTTTATGAAAAGCTTCCGCACCGTGCCGATACACGGAGCAAGTGTTACTATTCCGCACAAAGAAACTGTCATGAGGTACGTTGATAAAGTTACGCCACGGGCAAGTGCGGTTGGTGCTGTGAATACGCTCTACTGGGAAAAAGATCTTATCGTTGGTGACAACACAGATGTTCTCGGCTTTATGGCCCCGCTCAAAGACAAAAAAAATACATCTAAAAAAGCACTTGTGCTTGGTGCGGGTGGAGCAGCAAAGGCTGTTCTGGCAGGATTACAGGAACTCGGTACAAGTGACATCACCATTTGCAATCGCACACTCCAACGGGCTGAAAAACTCGCAGCAACGTTCAAAGTTAACACCATTACGTGGGATGAACGAGGTTCCGTGGTTGCAGACCTTGTCATCAACACAACCCCTATGGGTATGGCTGGAGAACATGTAAACGAAACACCATATCTTGCAGAAATGTTTACAGAACATGGCGTAGCATATGACCTTGTCTACAATCCTCTTGAAACAACATTCCTGCGTGCGGCAAAAGAAGCCGGCTGGGAAACAATTGACGGTTTGCACATGTTTGCCGCACAGGGCGCTGAGCAATTCAGACTCTGGACTGGAAAAAAACTTCCGCACGACCATATTCGTAAGCTGGTTTCAAATCTTTTACGCCTTTAA
- a CDS encoding P-II family nitrogen regulator, translating to MKNVVAFIRPERLPQVKQELFAKDLFGLSVTNILGSGQQKGFTETYRGVTEEVNLLKKLRIELVVQEERLNDAIAAIEKGARTQNEGDGIIYFYNIEGVRRIRTGEAL from the coding sequence ATGAAAAATGTCGTTGCTTTTATTAGACCAGAACGTCTCCCGCAGGTTAAGCAGGAGTTGTTCGCCAAGGATCTTTTTGGGTTGTCTGTGACAAATATTCTCGGTAGCGGCCAGCAGAAAGGTTTTACAGAAACCTATCGTGGCGTAACTGAGGAAGTTAACCTTCTTAAGAAACTGCGTATTGAACTTGTTGTTCAGGAAGAACGACTTAACGACGCTATTGCAGCCATTGAAAAAGGCGCCAGAACTCAGAATGAAGGTGATGGTATCATCTACTTTTATAACATCGAAGGCGTAAGACGAATTCGAACTGGCGAGGCATTGTAG
- a CDS encoding ammonium transporter, translating to MSVCKGTLSRNGLIAVMTVLALGASASLVHAEEEAVVYLTQTNANIVWTLLGAILVMFMQAGFAMVECGLTRSKNASNILMKNMLDFGVGSMLFVMFGYGLMFGADFSGIFGTDGFFLSSILAPSATRDFDITFWFFQSVFAATAATIVSGSVAERTKFHAYILISIVITGFIYPIAGHWAWGGLTGNAGWLESLGFIDFAGSTVVHSLGGWVALAGAMAVGPRIGKYMPDKKPRAILGHSMPMAGLGVFILWFGWFGFNAGSTTMADGSIGYIALNTSLAGCAGMITAMITVWVRFGKPEASMTMNGVLAGLVGVTAGCSELSPLGAILVGAICGVAVVLVIHFIDSVLCIDDPVGAISVHGVCGALGTLSVGLFASPDFGSASGFIYTGDLSLFGVQLLGVVVFFAWAFGVGTVCFKLIDKLVGLRVSRVEEIKGLDITEHGSEAYNGFQIFSVE from the coding sequence ATGTCTGTGTGCAAAGGCACGTTATCCCGAAATGGGTTGATTGCGGTAATGACAGTTTTGGCGCTTGGCGCAAGCGCATCGTTAGTACATGCTGAAGAAGAGGCTGTAGTGTATCTGACACAAACAAACGCGAACATAGTATGGACCCTGCTAGGTGCCATACTGGTAATGTTTATGCAGGCCGGATTCGCTATGGTAGAATGTGGTCTAACTCGATCTAAGAACGCGAGCAATATTCTCATGAAGAATATGCTGGATTTCGGCGTCGGTTCTATGCTGTTTGTTATGTTTGGTTACGGGTTAATGTTTGGTGCAGATTTTTCCGGAATATTCGGAACTGATGGGTTCTTCCTTTCTTCCATTCTTGCTCCGTCAGCTACAAGGGATTTCGATATTACATTCTGGTTCTTCCAGTCTGTATTTGCTGCAACGGCGGCAACTATTGTTTCCGGTAGTGTTGCTGAACGTACTAAATTTCACGCATACATTCTGATTAGTATTGTTATCACAGGGTTCATTTATCCTATCGCTGGACACTGGGCGTGGGGCGGACTTACCGGTAATGCCGGCTGGCTCGAATCGCTCGGTTTTATAGATTTTGCAGGCTCAACGGTTGTTCATTCTCTCGGTGGCTGGGTTGCGTTGGCTGGCGCAATGGCAGTTGGTCCACGAATTGGTAAGTACATGCCGGACAAAAAACCTCGTGCTATTCTTGGGCACAGCATGCCTATGGCTGGTCTCGGTGTATTTATTCTCTGGTTTGGCTGGTTTGGATTTAATGCTGGCTCAACAACAATGGCAGATGGCAGCATTGGCTACATTGCCCTTAATACAAGCTTAGCCGGCTGTGCAGGTATGATTACAGCTATGATTACTGTATGGGTCCGCTTTGGCAAACCAGAAGCATCTATGACCATGAACGGCGTTCTTGCCGGACTGGTAGGTGTAACCGCAGGGTGTAGTGAACTTTCACCGTTAGGTGCAATCCTTGTAGGTGCAATTTGCGGCGTAGCAGTTGTTTTGGTTATACACTTTATTGATTCCGTTCTATGCATTGATGACCCTGTAGGTGCTATCTCTGTTCACGGTGTCTGCGGTGCACTCGGTACCCTTAGTGTTGGCTTATTTGCATCACCGGATTTTGGCTCTGCAAGTGGATTTATCTATACCGGAGATCTGTCATTGTTCGGAGTCCAGCTTTTAGGCGTTGTCGTCTTCTTCGCATGGGCGTTCGGTGTTGGCACTGTATGCTTTAAACTTATTGATAAGTTGGTTGGATTACGCGTTAGCCGCGTTGAAGAAATTAAGGGACTGGATATTACCGAACATGGCTCAGAGGCCTACAACGGTTTCCAGATTTTTAGTGTCGAATAA
- the icd gene encoding NADP-dependent isocitrate dehydrogenase: MQKTVYFIEGDGIGKEVWAAARPVLTAAIEKAYGKERSLEFEELLAGEKAFNETGEYLPQDTLTALQNAELAIKGPLMTPVGKGFRSLNVTMRQTLDLYACIRPIRYYDGIVSPVKRPDLVDMVVFRENTEDVYAGIEFESGSDEAKRLIAFFRDELGVTVDPTAGVGLKPITPNGSKRLVRKALEFAVAQGKPSVTLVHKGNIMKYTEGGFRQWGYDVASEEFAGQTTTEDAPAEGKVVVKDRIADAMFQEALIRPEQYSVLATTNLNGDYLSDALAAQVGGLGLAPGVNMSDKLAFFEATHGTAPTIAGKDMANPGSLILSGAMMLEHIGWTEAADSIHAAVSKAISEKTVTCDLASQMEGAKTIGCKAFGELVGSLL; this comes from the coding sequence GTGCAGAAAACAGTGTATTTTATCGAAGGCGACGGAATCGGCAAAGAAGTGTGGGCAGCCGCACGTCCGGTTCTTACTGCTGCGATTGAAAAAGCGTACGGCAAAGAACGTTCCTTGGAATTTGAGGAGCTTCTCGCCGGAGAAAAAGCATTTAATGAGACAGGTGAATACCTGCCGCAGGATACGTTGACTGCATTGCAGAATGCAGAACTTGCTATTAAAGGCCCGCTGATGACGCCTGTCGGGAAAGGATTCAGAAGCCTTAACGTTACCATGAGACAGACGCTTGACTTATACGCATGTATTCGTCCTATTCGCTACTATGATGGTATTGTGTCACCGGTAAAGCGGCCCGATCTTGTTGATATGGTTGTGTTCCGCGAGAATACTGAAGATGTTTATGCTGGTATCGAATTCGAATCCGGCAGCGATGAAGCAAAGCGCCTCATTGCATTCTTCCGTGATGAACTTGGCGTAACTGTGGATCCTACTGCTGGTGTCGGCTTAAAGCCGATTACTCCGAACGGCTCTAAGCGTCTTGTGCGTAAAGCCTTGGAGTTTGCGGTGGCACAGGGTAAGCCGAGTGTGACTCTTGTGCATAAAGGTAACATTATGAAATACACCGAAGGTGGGTTCCGCCAGTGGGGGTATGATGTTGCCAGTGAAGAGTTTGCTGGACAGACAACCACAGAAGATGCTCCGGCAGAGGGTAAAGTGGTTGTGAAAGACCGCATTGCTGACGCAATGTTCCAGGAAGCGCTTATTCGACCTGAGCAGTACTCCGTACTTGCCACTACCAACCTTAATGGTGACTACCTTTCTGACGCACTCGCTGCGCAGGTTGGTGGACTCGGCCTGGCGCCGGGTGTGAACATGTCCGATAAACTTGCGTTCTTTGAGGCGACTCACGGCACAGCTCCGACTATTGCCGGTAAAGACATGGCAAACCCCGGTAGTCTCATTCTTTCCGGTGCAATGATGCTCGAGCATATTGGCTGGACTGAAGCAGCTGACTCTATTCACGCAGCTGTAAGCAAGGCTATCTCTGAAAAAACTGTTACCTGTGACCTTGCTAGCCAGATGGAAGGCGCTAAGACCATCGGCTGTAAGGCATTTGGTGAACTGGTGGGAAGTCTCTTGTAG